Proteins found in one Arachis stenosperma cultivar V10309 chromosome 8, arast.V10309.gnm1.PFL2, whole genome shotgun sequence genomic segment:
- the LOC130946124 gene encoding glycosyltransferase BC10-like, with protein MLSSKTLRCLLSALLLCLLSVIVFTITTKNFSNNCVIHSLPNTNTLQLTEYKDDENDEMEKEMLRVASRAKQNSSSTNSKKLAFMFLTTSTLPFAPLWESFFNNAPKTRFTIYVHVDPTMFKWKPPYSSVFHDRLIFSKHTARHSPALAAAARRLLASALVDDRDNYMFILLSGSCIPLHSFHFTYHALANSNKSFIEIAPQGLASFYRWSTHRPHVMLPEVRYEDFRAGSQFWSLTRKHAMLVMADTKIWSKFKLPCLHLLMCFPEENYFPTLMNMLDREGCVHATLTHVDWTRSMDGHPRVYQKDEVGPQLIWALRKDRPKYGDQDDGTRQDPFLFARKFSPDALQSLMAIADRIIFKD; from the coding sequence ATGCTATCATCAAAGACACTGAGATGTCTTTTAAGTGCCCTGCTACTGTGTCTACTTTCAGTCATTGTATTCACTATCACCACCAAAAACTTCAGCAATAACTGTGTCATTCATAGCTTACCAAACACGAACACACTTCAATTAACAGAGTACAAAGACGACGAAAACGATGAAATGGAAAAAGAGATGCTTCGAGTGGCTTCACGCGCCAAACAAAACTCTTCATCTACTAATTCTAAGAAACTAGCTTTTATGTTCCTCACAACATCAACCCTCCCATTTGCACCTTTATGGGAATCATTCTTTAACAACGCCCCAAAAACACGCTTCACCATTTACGTCCACGTGGATCCCACCATGTTCAAGTGGAAGCCACCCTACTCGAGTGTTTTTCATGATCGCCTGATCTTTTCCAAACATACTGCTAGACACTCTCCTGCACTCGCTGCAGCAGCGCGTAGGTTACTTGCGAGTGCCCTTGTGGATGATCGTGACAATTACATGTTCATACTTCTCTCAGGTTCATGCATTCCTCTACACTCTTTTCACTTCACATACCACGCGCTTGCAAACTCAAACAAAAGCTTCATCGAGATAGCTCCACAAGGTTTAGCCTCGTTTTACCGATGGTCGACGCATAGGCCACATGTGATGCTCCCGGAAGTAAGGTACGAGGATTTTCGAGCTGGGTCTCAATTTTGGTCATTGACACGTAAGCATGCAATGCTGGTCATGGCGGATACGAAGATTTGGTCAAAATTCAAACTCCCATGCTTGCATTTGTTGATGTGTTTCCCAGAAGAGAATTACTTTCCTACCCTTATGAATATGTTGGACAGAGAGGGGTGCGTGCATGCCACGCTCACCCACGTGGATTGGACTAGAAGTATGGATGGACACCCTCGAGTATATCAAAAGGATGAGGTTGGGCCTCAGTTGATTTGGGCCTTGAGGAAGGATAGGCCCAAGTATGGTGACCAAGATGATGGCACCCGTCAGGATCCTTTTTTGTTTGCAAGAAAATTTTCTCCAGACGCGTTGCAAAGTTTGATGGCTATAGCAGATCGCATTATCTTTAAGGATTAG